AACGAACGTAGGCGCTGCGCTACGCGAAAGGCCTTCCCGTCTCTGCTTCCTGTCCCGCTCGTGTCGTGTCCATGGCGTGTGCGTGCGCGGTGGCCGCGCCATCCCGGGCCACCGTCTCCGGCCCCGGCGCAGCCCCGCCGCCGGGGCGCGGCTCCCGCGTGAGCTGCCGGCGCTCGGCGAGGAGACGCGCCGGCGGTCGCGCTCGCGTGTCCCGCGACACCAACGGCGCCGAGGCGGAGCCGGGCAGCAAGGGTCCAATCCCGCAGGTCAGTGCTCCTCCTCCCCATACTGCTGTAACAAATGTGTTATGCTCAGAATCTTCAGGTTCGGCAGCCATTCCGCCCTGGAACACTGGTAGCACTACATTTGCACAATCTCTTACCAGGTTCCTTGGCTTGGTTTCTGAATCGATCTCCCTTTGGTTCATGTGCGTTGTTCAACCAGGATGACTCCGGCTACCTCCTGACGCTGGGGCTCGGGTccgtcggcggcgcggcggccgtGAAGTACGGCAGCGTGCTGCTCCCCGACATCACGCGGCCCAACATCGTGGAGGCGCTGCTCATGGTGTCCCTGCCCATGGCGGTCGCCGCCCTCATCTTGCTCAAGCTCAGCTCGACGTCCACACAGGACTAGGGCTTGTACATCCTTTCAAGTTCAGATAATATCATATGCCTTTATTTAATTTCATTTTGCAACTCAAGACGCCTTGTAAGACGAACAAGAACAGAATATGCAAAAGAAAAATTGTATTCTGTCAAGAAATCTCATGTTCTATTGCAAAAAATTGCACTTGAGGGATGAGGACACGGGTGCCCGTTTGTTCTGAATTTGAAGCAACAAGAATATTCACTTGCACAGCCTGATGTTGTACTGAAGTGATCTACCAGAAAAAAAAATATATGTGTATTTACAGAGGATGTAGCTTCATCGATTTCGATATCTTCGGCCGTGACTCAACAACTGTTACATGCTCTAGGAAATATGAGTGCGACTACAGCAAAATTCATGCTTTACAAAAGTAtctcaaaacaaaataaaaaccgCGTCAATAAAATTAGTTGACACTAAACCTCTCCGTTGCCACTTCACAGCCCGTAAAAGATGCAACAGCTCGTCGAATCCCGATGAATTGAAGAATTGCAGATTGGATAACACCATGACTGGTGTTGAAGAGAATGCATCATTCAATAAATATTTACAGGCTACAGGTTGTCCTTCAGCCACTTGGATGCCCCGTTGACAATGGATCTGAAAGAATTCAACAAACAACTTGGTCAACATGAGGACATAATACACGAGATAACGTGAATGCAATTGATTGCAGAACCAAGTCAATAAAAAATCAGTATAATCATTAATAGGTTCAGTACAATAAAAAGGAACTGAACATGAATTTCTACATCGACAAATCTTTTCAGACATGTAACAACATATGATCAATGAGAATATACTGAAGGATATAAGGCCCTCTGGCATTGATGACATGTAAGCAAGACCAAACACCCATCAGCAATTGCAGTATAACGAAATCAAGTTCAGTATTTTTACCCAGCAAAATCAGAAAGTTTCTTCAACCAGTCACCCTCCCCATCATCAGGTTGATCTGGTACTTCTGGAGCAGCACGGCTTCCATTCTCTTTATGTACAGCTGCAACACAGACATGTGAGTTTAATTTCTCCTACGAAAGTTCCTTATTCCCTTATCAAGCAGCAACGATAGGATGCAGCAATGTTCCACTGGTAGCGATCCAAAATGAAAATGAACTTTTCGCTGACAAGAGGGAGAGACAAAGGAAGGATCAAATCTATGCATTATATTGCATGCTTACGTTTTGGCTTCACCGGTGCACGGGCAAAACCACCATTTTTCAACGATGCAAGTTCCTCAAGTAACTCCTTTTCGCGCCCACTGTATAGCAGTAATTCAGAGAAATAAGGATCGAGTGCTTATGTAGCTCTAGAGAACTAGTGTATACTAAATAAAAAGGCTCAAGAGGGGAAGTGTATTTTCACCTTATACGTTTGGGTATAGAGACCTTAACAGTGAATAGATGATCACCGCGTATAGATGGCCTATTCAACGATGGAACACCTTGCTTCGCTAGGACCAATACATCACCAGGTTGGGTGCCTGGAGGTATTCGAAGTTCACTACTTCCCTCAACAGTTCTGACCTGCTTGCAACAAAATTTTAAAAGGAATGACTACACAACACCATACTTTATTTGTTTTTTAACGATATCAACAGCATAATTTAGACAGTAGGCAGTATACATGAAATAACCATTACAATATTGCCATCATACTTGAAACAAACATCCACCAACATGTCACTTTGCTCTGAACCATACATGGTTTAAGGAAGGCACAAAGACTTAAATCAGTTCAAGGAAAACAGATTTGACTAGGCCTCGTATAACAGCAGCTCTAGCATTGGCCCTGGCTCAAGCCCACTTGGTTAACAAACCAAAACCATTGCCAGTACAGACTTGCTTCCAGGCAAACGTGGCATCAAATTCGCTCAAAAATATGTGGCATCAGATTCGCTCAAAAAAATGTGGCACCAAGTCAAAATCAAAGTATCACCTCCTCTGGTTTTGGATTTAGCTTAGGTCGGTATAATGAGTTAATGACACACTAATAGAGTGAAAAACCTTGCTTTCATTGCATTTACAATGATTTAAAGTTTGAGTGATTGAGTTAATTATCTTAACAGAAAAAACAGGAAAGATTAGCATTAAAATAAGAGCTGAACAGTCCAAGACATAGTTAAGCTTAGCATTAATATTAAAACACTATCAGTTTTTCTGTTTGATGATTACTGTGAGTCAGGTGGCTgtcaactaatttttttggtttccAAGGGAAATACACCAAATACATGCAACAGCAACGTGGGAATGAACTCCCACGTACTTGGGTTGTGATCAACACATACACCTCCACTTGAAATTTGGTGGTTACATCAAAACTGCAATAAAGCTATTTTACTTTAGTAAGGTTTAGATCTCATTTTTGCTTGCTGGGTTGGTTCTAATCACCAGTTAA
The sequence above is a segment of the Aegilops tauschii subsp. strangulata cultivar AL8/78 chromosome 6, Aet v6.0, whole genome shotgun sequence genome. Coding sequences within it:
- the LOC109742334 gene encoding uncharacterized protein; its protein translation is MACACAVAAPSRATVSGPGAAPPPGRGSRVSCRRSARRRAGGRARVSRDTNGAEAEPGSKGPIPQDDSGYLLTLGLGSVGGAAAVKYGSVLLPDITRPNIVEALLMVSLPMAVAALILLKLSSTSTQD